One genomic window of Salvelinus namaycush isolate Seneca unplaced genomic scaffold, SaNama_1.0 Scaffold2516, whole genome shotgun sequence includes the following:
- the LOC120039081 gene encoding aerolysin-like protein, producing MATTLHLIGGQGGSSFHFHGMDNGATLKKIGVAVEGSQVKAVRAELTDGKVATFGDENTFNEFEFNLGERITKLSLWDNGAGTRLGAIKFTTSENRQFFEKTTSWPLITEYTVDVGSGICLVLEGRSGLAVERMGFLFINPIKSSVLTNMEYANLSLFKPQVSSFIDVCRRLRKTLPML from the coding sequence atggCAACCACACTGCATTTGATCGGTGGTCAAGGAGGCAGTTCATTTCATTTCCATGGCATGGACAACGGTGCCACCCTCAAGAAGATTGGAGTGGCGGTGGAAGGCTCGCAGGTCAAAGCTGTGCGGGCGGAGCTGACCGACGGGAAAGTGGCGACTTTTGGAGATGAGAACACTTTCAATGAGTTTGAGTTCAACCTCGGCGAGCGCATCACAAAGCTGTCGCTGTGGGATAACGGCGCCGGCACACGTCTGGGTGCCATCAAGTTCACGACGAGTGAAAACCGTCAGTTCTTTGAAAAAACGACCAGCTGGCCACTGATTACTGAGTACACCGTAGATGTGGGGTCTGGAATCTGCCTGGTGCTGGAGGGCAGGTCTGGCTTGGCCGTTGAACGTATGGGCTTCCTCTTCATCAACCCCATCAAGTCGTCCGTGCTGACCAACATGGAGTATGCCAACCTGTCCCTCTTCAAACCCCAGGTAAGCTCTTTTATAGATGTGTGTAGACGGCTCAGGAAAACTCTACCGATGCTCTAA